One genomic segment of Lampris incognitus isolate fLamInc1 chromosome 2, fLamInc1.hap2, whole genome shotgun sequence includes these proteins:
- the spsb1 gene encoding SPRY domain-containing SOCS box protein 1 isoform X2 produces the protein MGQKVPGGIKTIDMRDPAFSPLKLELQALNHTKPSRLDLLLDMPPANLDIQVQHSWNNDDRSINIFVKDDNKLVFHRHPVAQSTDAIRGRVGYTRGLHVWEISWAMRQRGTHAVVGVATGDAPLHSVGYTALVGNNTESWGWDLCRSKLYHDGKNHPGKTYPNFLEPDDSFIIPDSFLVVLDMDEGTLGYIVDGQYLGVAFRGLKGRKLYPVVSAVWGHCEIRIR, from the exons ATGGGGCAAAAGGTCCCAGGTGGCATTAAAACCATTGACATGCGGGACCCGGCATTCAGTCCCCTCAAGCTGGAGCTGCAGGCCCTGAACCACACCAAGCCGTCTCGGCTGGATCTGCTGCTAGACATGCCGCCTGCCAACCTGGACATCCAGGTGCAGCACTCATGGAACAATGATGACCGCTCCATCAACATCTTTGTCAAGGATGACAACAAGCTAGTGTTTCACAGGCACCCTGTGGCCCAGAGCACTGATGCCATCCGCGGCCGTGTTGGCTACACCCGCGGACTGCACGTCTGGGAGATCAGCTGGGCCATGCGCCAGAGGGGCACACATGCTGTGGTAGGGGTAGCCACAGGTGATGCCCCGCTACACTCGGTGGGCTACACAGCCCTGGTAGGAAACAATACTGAGTCATGGGGCTGGGACCTGTGCCGGAgtaaactctaccacgatggcaAGAACCACCCTGGGAAAACCTACCCAAATTTCCTGGAGCCTGACGACTCCTTCATAATACCTGACTCTTTCCTCGTAGTCTTGGACATGGATGAGGGGACTCTTGGTTACATAGTGGACGGACAGTATCTAGGGGTGGCATTCCGAGGACTTAAGGGCAGGAAGCTTTATCCAGTGGTGAGCGCCGTGTGGGGACACTGTGAAATACGCATTCG CTGA
- the spsb1 gene encoding SPRY domain-containing SOCS box protein 1 isoform X1 encodes MGQKVPGGIKTIDMRDPAFSPLKLELQALNHTKPSRLDLLLDMPPANLDIQVQHSWNNDDRSINIFVKDDNKLVFHRHPVAQSTDAIRGRVGYTRGLHVWEISWAMRQRGTHAVVGVATGDAPLHSVGYTALVGNNTESWGWDLCRSKLYHDGKNHPGKTYPNFLEPDDSFIIPDSFLVVLDMDEGTLGYIVDGQYLGVAFRGLKGRKLYPVVSAVWGHCEIRIRYINGLDPEPLPLMDLCRRAVRVALGRERLSEIHGLPLPASLKNYLLYQ; translated from the exons ATGGGGCAAAAGGTCCCAGGTGGCATTAAAACCATTGACATGCGGGACCCGGCATTCAGTCCCCTCAAGCTGGAGCTGCAGGCCCTGAACCACACCAAGCCGTCTCGGCTGGATCTGCTGCTAGACATGCCGCCTGCCAACCTGGACATCCAGGTGCAGCACTCATGGAACAATGATGACCGCTCCATCAACATCTTTGTCAAGGATGACAACAAGCTAGTGTTTCACAGGCACCCTGTGGCCCAGAGCACTGATGCCATCCGCGGCCGTGTTGGCTACACCCGCGGACTGCACGTCTGGGAGATCAGCTGGGCCATGCGCCAGAGGGGCACACATGCTGTGGTAGGGGTAGCCACAGGTGATGCCCCGCTACACTCGGTGGGCTACACAGCCCTGGTAGGAAACAATACTGAGTCATGGGGCTGGGACCTGTGCCGGAgtaaactctaccacgatggcaAGAACCACCCTGGGAAAACCTACCCAAATTTCCTGGAGCCTGACGACTCCTTCATAATACCTGACTCTTTCCTCGTAGTCTTGGACATGGATGAGGGGACTCTTGGTTACATAGTGGACGGACAGTATCTAGGGGTGGCATTCCGAGGACTTAAGGGCAGGAAGCTTTATCCAGTGGTGAGCGCCGTGTGGGGACACTGTGAAATACGCATTCGGTACATAAATGGTCTTGATC CTGAGCCTCTCCCCCTGATGGACCTGTGCAGGCGAGCCGTCCGGGTGGCTCTGGGGCGAGAACGTCTGAGTGAAATCCACGGTCTTCCCCTACCAGCCTCTCTCAAGAACTACCTGCTCTACCAATGA
- the slc25a33 gene encoding solute carrier family 25 member 33: MAQKDTLLHLFAGGCSGTVGAIMTCPLEVLKTRLQSSGLTLRPVFQVQLGTLSGTGVIRPGTVTPGLLQVLRSILEKEGPRSLFRGLGPNLVGVAPSRAIYFAAYSKSKEVFNGVLVPNSGAVHMSSAGVAAFITNSLMNPIWMVKTRMQLEKKARGEKKMNALQCARYVYRTEGIRGFYRGLTASYAGISETMICFLIYETLKKHLAERHFSSPNSNTDKGASDFLSLMLAAAFSKGCASCIAYPHEVIRTRLREEGSKYKYFFQTGRLIAVEEGYAAFYRGLVPQLIRQIPNTAIVLSTYELIVHLLGESK, translated from the exons ATGGCACAGAAAGACACGCTGTTACATCTCTTCGCCGGGGG ATGTAGTGGGACGGTGGGAGCAATCATGACCTGCCCACTGGAGGTGCTGAAGACCCGACTGCAGTCCTCAGGCCTCACTCTCCGGCCAGTTTTCCAGGTGCAATTGGGCACCCTGAGTGGGACCGGAGTCATCCGACCAGGGACTGTTACTCCAGGCCTGTTGCAGGTCCTAAG GTCAATTCTAGAAAAAGAGGGACCAAGATCACTTTTCCGGGGCCTAGGTCCAAACCTTGTTGGGGTGGCTCCCTCTAG AGCTATATACTTTGCTGCATACTCCAAGTCTAAAGAGGTGTTCAATGGGGTGTTAGTTCCCAACAGCGGTGCCGTGCACATGTCCTCAGCTGGTGTTGCAG CCTTTATTACTAACTCCCTAATGAACCCCATCTGGATGGTCAAGACGAGGATGCAGCTGGAGAAAAA AgccagaggagagaagaagatgaaTGCACTGCAGTGCGCCCGTTACGTTTACAGAACAGAGGGGATCCGGGGCTTCTACCGAGGCCTGACTGCATCCTACGCCGGCATCTCAGAGACCATGATCTGCTTCCTCATCTATGAGACGCTGAAGAAACACCTCGCTGAGAGACACTTCTCATCCCCAAACAGTAACACGGACAAAGGCGCATCCGATTTCCTGAGCCTGATGCTAGCAGCTGCGTTTTCAAAAGGCTGTGCGTCTTGCATCGCCTACCCACATG AGGTCATTCGGACAAGACTGCGTGAGGAAGGCAGCAAGTACAAGTATTTCTTCCAGACAGGGAGGTTGATAGCAGTGGAAGAAGGCTATGCAGCTTTTTATAGAGGACTTGTTCCTCAGCTAATTAGACAAATACCCAACACAGCCATTGTTCTCTCCACCTATGAACTCATTGTCCACCTGCTGGGCGAGTCAAAGTAA